The DNA region GaaactatggggggggggggagaccttAATTTTCAAGACATCAGACACCTTCTGAGACAGCCACGTTACTGAACATTAACACAGCAGTCAACATATACTTAAGATTTGACAATGAGCCCTCAGCCAATGCTATTTGCTGCTGATGCCTTCAAAGTTGAAGCCCTATTTCACATCAGTACCTTAAAGTACAAAGGGCTCACAGTCCAAGCATGTGCTGTCAGCAAAGCCAGTACCCTCAACTTTCTTCTGTTAAACAGAATTTAGCCATGACTTTGTTGGTTTGCTTTGCACTTCTCTCACAATACTACAGCTATGAGGTGTAAAATTACTGAGAAAAGTTCTGTGGACATCTGGCTACTctgactgaagtctttctgaaAAGTTCTTGACCACCTGCAGAAGACTTTTCCACCTACCTCTCTTCAGGTTTAAGGCCTGCAAAGCatctattgacttttttttttttttaaagccagaaaaTGGTTGCAAGAAGATACTTCCTGACATGCCTCTGTGCAGGCAAACCATGCTCAGCTTAATTCAAAAAAATACACCTTTGGTAGAAATCACACATGCTATGCACTTAACCTACAGAAAGACTTCTGTTTCAAGTTAAGCATCACTATCCTGATGTTCACAGTCCCAAGTAACAGAAACCTGACAGACAAAGATTATGTCAGTTCTGTTATAAAAAGGTCATCTTTCACTACCATGTAAAAAAGTGACTTTGTCCCTCTCCATGAAAAGCTGAAAGCACTGCTTAAGGGAAACCAGCTGTTGCCAGTTATCAAAAAGCAGTCTGATGTCCTAGAATAAAAAGCTTTAGTTTCTTCACAGTAATAAGCCTCCAGAGGTTGAGGATGTGAACCAGTGATGATACGATAGTGAAGAGTCTAAAACTTAATTTATGTTTGATACACAAAAGAATTAAAATCCACATTTAGATGATGGAGTAGTTTATGAAGCAATTAGTCAACTAACTGATGTTTAAGTTTCATGTAGCATACACACTACCTGTATTTTGTATCAGAAGAGAGGTCTCAGTTTAAAAATTCCTAAAACAAGAGAGACAAAAGAACTAACCCAATTAAGCGTCATGAGAACTGCAGCATACCAGACAGCATTTGCTCAGCTTTACTGGCCAATAAACAAAGACAAGGTATAGCAAGGTAGTTCAGACTCCAGTCTGAATTTTTACAGTACCCAGtcagaaaaacattttgattCAGTTATGGCAGTTTGAATTTCTGTAACTGATAGCAGAGATGGTATCACAAACTTTACATTGAGGGTAACAAGAGTTACTAAGTACTAGCCTAGTACAACTGTACAACTGCTTGCCACTTCCCTGGTAAGAACCAGAGACTTGTAACACttcagttttgtgtttttcttttagtcaCCCACgcttattgttaaaaaaaaccaaaacaaaaaacacttaacTTAAAGTACtccggagggggaggggggaaagagctctcctctctctcttccaccCCTCCTACAAAAATACTTGTCACACCTACTATGAAAACGCCTGCGTGATTTGACTGGATCAAGTTTTCCAAACCACCATTGTTTAAGCAAGAAAATTATCAGCAGTCACAACGCTCATTTCTGTTGGCATCGGATTCGAACACAATGCTTACTAGTAACGTATCCAACTTGTTATTAAGAACACCATGAAACCACAGCATATTTTCTTGCAATAAACAATCTACAGTGTGAATATGGAAGCCCAGCACTGCCTTTGAAGCACACTTTCCAGAACCTTTGAAGCACGCTTTTCAGATCCAAAGAAGTGTATAGTCCACCTTTCTATTTAAGAGATGAGGTTGATTTCTGCACGCTTCTAAGTGGTACCAACATATCAGTCCCTGAACTCTCCTGCTAGCCTCGATCCAGATCAAAATTTATACTCAGTATGTCATTTGCACCTTTAAATTAAGTAatcagctttctttttgtttcctgaaCCATAAGAGCTAGAATGAAGGAAGCACTGCTCTGCTGCACTTGGGAAACCTActagaagagacagagaaaaaaaattaaatcccgCACGTCCAAATTTAGACAAACGGAAAATCGGATGCATGACGAAATCCTGAGCACGGCCTGAGGCCCGCCTTGGATCGCCTATTGAAAACCGCCGTTACGGCCCAAGCGAGCAGGGCTGCTAAGCGGCTGCGGCCCGCGGCGCCCAGGGCCGGGTCGCGGCGCGCACGACCGCTGCCCACCGACACCGACACCGCCAACGGCAGCGGGCTACCCGGCCGGGCGCGCGGAGAGCGGGCGCCGCGGCTGGGCGCTCCACAGCGGCCCGAGCAAGGCCGCCAGCGCCGAAACTCGGCCGGGCCTCGCCGAAACCCCCCGCCGCGGCGagccgcgggcgcggcgcggctgccgcAGCGGCTGCCGCCACCCTCGccagcgccgcccccgccgcccgggggCGGAGGCAGGGAGACAGGGAGGGAGCCGCGGCAGGGCGCGggccgcgggagcggggcggctgTGGCGAggggccccccgccccccccgcgccgggcgctcACCGGGCCCGTAGAACTTGCTGCCTTTGGTCACGTCGAAGACTTTGCCGTTGACAGCCAGCAGGATGCGGGGGTTGTGCGCCCCGTCGAACTCGCGCAGCTGCTCCAGGGAGAAATCCCGCCGCTTCATCCGCGGCAGAGCGGCGGCCTGGCTCTGCTGGgccgcgccccccggcccgctccgcttGCCCCAGCGCAGGTAGAGCCGGTAGGCCGCCAGCAGCACCAGCGCCAGCAGCCCCACGTTCAGCAGCATCTcgccggccgctgccgccgcccccgccgcgccggccggcggctcccccgcgcccccctccccgAGGCTGCCGCTCCCCTCAGTCCTTAGCTTCCCATCCCCATCGTCCGCCATCACTGCCAGGCCAGCGCCTGCCCGAGCGCCGGCTCCGcccagccggggccgcggggagaCGCCAGGCGGCGGGACgcgctccgcccgccgccgccgctccccgctccccaTAGGGCCCGCGCGAGGAGACACCGCCCCCGGCCGGCTCGCGCCCCGCCGGCGAATTGGGAGCGGACACACCCCGCCGCCCCAACGGCCCTCCGCTCGCGAGAGGCGCCGCGGCCGCGAGCGCGCGCGCCGCCTGCCCCCCTCTTCTTCCCCCCGCCCTCCGCGCGGCGTTGGCGGTTGAGGGCGGGGGGTCCCCGCGCGGCGTAACCGCCGCACCGGGCGCCCAACGGTCGAGGCAGGTGGCGCGAGCCTCGTGGCCCGCCGCagcccctccccccgcgcggcAGGGCGCCCGTCAGGAGCGGGTGCTGCCGCCCGCGATAATAAGAGCGGAGCGCGCAGGGGAGGCGGCGCgacgcggcgcggcgctgggggtgccggggctcggcgcggcgcggcgcggcggctggcAGCCCCTGAGGGCAGCGGGGGAGCTTTGCCGCCGCTGTGCCCCTTGCCGCGGGGGAAGGGGTCGAAGGCCGGCGGTGCTGGCCAGCGCGGTACCGCCACGTTGTGCGGTGCCCGTTCAGCGGTTGCTGAGCAAGTGACACGTCTGCCCAGAGCTTTGTGCAATGGCCAGGGTTTGCTCCCGAAAGCGGTCTGTTTGAGTGAGCGCAGGTGTGCCCGAGATGACACAGCAGCCAGGCTTGGAGGGAAAGC from Apteryx mantelli isolate bAptMan1 chromosome 5, bAptMan1.hap1, whole genome shotgun sequence includes:
- the PGRMC2 gene encoding membrane-associated progesterone receptor component 2, coding for MADDGDGKLRTEGSGSLGEGGAGEPPAGAAGAAAAAGEMLLNVGLLALVLLAAYRLYLRWGKRSGPGGAAQQSQAAALPRMKRRDFSLEQLREFDGAHNPRILLAVNGKVFDVTKGSKFYGPEGPYGIFAGRDASRGLATFCLDKDALRDEYDDLSDLNAVQMESVREWEMQFKEKYDYVGRLLKPGEEPSEYTDEEDTKDHTKQE